A part of Candidatus Hydrogenedentota bacterium genomic DNA contains:
- a CDS encoding purine-nucleoside phosphorylase: MRDCIRESVEAIRVSYDGSPVVGIVLGTGLGSLADRIEDPCRLSYSDIPHFPSSTVDSHAGELVFGTLSGKIVMAMAGRFHAYEGYSLQQVTYPIRVAKALGVRALIVSNAAGGLNPQFKAGDLMLITDHINMMGDNPLIGPIDDELGPRFPDMSEPYSKELATLADRIAIEQGVRLQHGVYLACPGPSLETRAEYRFMRTIGADAVGMSTVPEVIVAVHAGLKVLGFSAITDECLPDALKPADINAIIAVANRIEPQLAALVSACIERMEI; encoded by the coding sequence TTGAGAGATTGTATCCGTGAATCGGTCGAGGCGATTCGTGTTTCATACGATGGATCACCGGTTGTCGGCATTGTGCTGGGCACCGGCCTTGGTTCTCTGGCCGACCGTATTGAGGATCCCTGCCGGCTCAGTTATTCCGACATTCCGCATTTTCCATCTTCGACCGTGGATTCACATGCGGGCGAACTGGTTTTCGGAACCCTTTCCGGGAAAATCGTCATGGCCATGGCCGGGCGTTTTCATGCATACGAGGGATACTCGCTCCAGCAGGTGACGTATCCGATTCGAGTGGCAAAGGCCTTGGGTGTTCGGGCGCTGATTGTTTCCAATGCGGCGGGGGGGCTGAACCCGCAATTCAAAGCCGGCGATTTGATGCTCATCACCGATCATATCAACATGATGGGCGACAATCCCCTGATCGGACCAATCGACGACGAACTGGGTCCGCGCTTTCCGGATATGAGCGAGCCGTATTCAAAGGAATTGGCCACCTTGGCCGACCGCATTGCGATCGAACAAGGCGTGCGTCTGCAGCACGGCGTCTATCTTGCTTGTCCGGGGCCGTCCTTGGAGACTCGCGCCGAGTATCGGTTTATGCGAACCATCGGCGCGGACGCGGTGGGCATGAGCACCGTTCCGGAAGTCATTGTGGCGGTGCATGCGGGACTCAAGGTGCTTGGATTTTCGGCGATTACCGACGAATGTCTGCCGGATGCGCTCAAGCCGGCCGATATCAACGCGATTATTGCCGTGGCCAACCGCATCGAGCCGCAATTGGCGGCGCTGGTTTCCGCCTGCATTGAACGAATGGAGATATAG
- a CDS encoding PIN domain-containing protein, which yields MGVIWARYVTDQISEYTLKPINPMPWLFVGGLVGGSIGALVLILLSLITQELFERISPAIVAIVLAMLMGYALGQYILMWFPGAEPNVRVFLIATLVLLFGFSGISLGLTRASNWESLIQAVHKRPVQYGTPKVVDTSVIIDGRIADICATGFLDGTLIVPRFVLRELQNIADSADVLRRAKGRRGLDILKAMQENSDKVFIMVVEDDYPDIREVDGKLLRLAKDYGAKVLTNDYNLNKVAQIEGVAVLNVNDLANAIKPAVLPDEQMQVKILKEGKEAFQGVGYLDDGTMVVVDGGKEYIGRSVSVVVTSVLQTAAGRMIFGKLSGIVA from the coding sequence ATGGGCGTTATCTGGGCCCGCTACGTTACGGATCAGATCAGTGAATACACCTTGAAGCCTATCAACCCCATGCCGTGGTTGTTCGTGGGGGGATTGGTGGGCGGCAGCATCGGCGCTTTGGTGCTGATTTTATTGAGTCTCATCACCCAGGAATTGTTCGAGCGCATTTCACCGGCGATTGTCGCGATTGTTCTGGCGATGTTGATGGGCTATGCGCTGGGCCAGTACATTCTTATGTGGTTTCCGGGCGCCGAACCCAATGTGCGGGTTTTTCTGATTGCCACGCTTGTATTGCTGTTCGGATTCAGCGGCATTTCCCTGGGATTGACCCGCGCATCAAACTGGGAATCCCTTATTCAGGCCGTCCATAAGCGCCCCGTGCAATACGGCACGCCGAAAGTTGTTGACACGAGTGTCATCATTGACGGGCGCATTGCGGATATCTGCGCGACCGGTTTTCTCGATGGCACGCTGATCGTTCCCCGCTTTGTTTTGCGCGAGTTGCAGAATATCGCCGATTCCGCGGACGTGTTGCGACGGGCCAAGGGGCGGCGCGGGCTCGATATCCTCAAGGCCATGCAGGAAAATTCCGACAAGGTTTTCATCATGGTCGTCGAGGATGACTACCCCGACATCCGTGAGGTGGACGGCAAACTGCTTCGTCTCGCCAAGGATTACGGCGCGAAGGTCTTGACCAACGATTACAATTTGAACAAAGTGGCCCAAATCGAAGGCGTCGCGGTGCTGAATGTCAACGACCTCGCCAACGCCATCAAGCCGGCCGTTCTGCCTGACGAACAGATGCAGGTTAAAATCCTCAAGGAAGGCAAGGAAGCGTTCCAGGGCGTCGGCTACCTCGACGACGGCACGATGGTGGTCGTTGACGGCGGGAAGGAATACATCGGGCGCAGCGTCTCCGTGGTGGTCACGAGTGTTCTGCAAACTGCCGCGGGCCGGATGATCTTCGGCAAACTGAGCGGCATCGTCGCGTGA
- the ispD gene encoding 2-C-methyl-D-erythritol 4-phosphate cytidylyltransferase has translation MKTQLLIPAAGMGVRLGCEGPKALVELAGKPMIVRTLERLAPLGLLDRAVIMTPPAWRGVFAGILHRAFPQIALTIEDGGSQRQDSVELGLALLDPDTEMVVIHDAARPFVPLESVTASIDAALACGAATVAIPTTDTVLQGDRDGFLVDTPDRRYLWMCQTPQTFRVPVIRAAHAQARRDGYVGTDDATLVRRTGAPVKLVMGSPANIKITTPADLAWAAQFIREGM, from the coding sequence GTGAAGACGCAGTTGCTCATCCCGGCGGCGGGCATGGGCGTGCGTCTCGGATGCGAAGGCCCAAAGGCATTGGTCGAACTGGCCGGCAAGCCCATGATTGTCCGTACCTTGGAGCGGCTCGCGCCGCTGGGTCTGTTGGACCGCGCGGTGATTATGACGCCGCCGGCGTGGCGTGGGGTGTTTGCCGGGATTCTGCACCGGGCTTTTCCCCAAATAGCGTTGACGATAGAGGACGGCGGATCGCAGCGGCAGGACTCGGTTGAACTCGGTTTGGCATTGCTCGATCCGGACACGGAAATGGTCGTCATTCATGACGCGGCAAGACCGTTTGTTCCCCTTGAATCGGTTACGGCGTCAATAGACGCCGCCCTTGCCTGCGGCGCGGCAACTGTCGCCATTCCGACAACCGATACCGTATTGCAGGGCGACCGGGACGGTTTTCTTGTCGATACGCCCGATCGCCGTTACCTATGGATGTGCCAGACGCCCCAAACATTTCGCGTGCCCGTAATTCGCGCCGCGCACGCGCAAGCGAGACGGGACGGATATGTCGGCACCGACGACGCCACGCTGGTCCGCCGCACCGGCGCACCCGTCAAACTTGTGATGGGTTCGCCGGCCAATATAAAGATTACGACTCCCGCCGACTTGGCGTGGGCCGCCCAATTCATTCGGGAAGGCATGTGA
- the ispF gene encoding 2-C-methyl-D-erythritol 2,4-cyclodiphosphate synthase codes for MRIGIGYDLHRLVEGRPLILGGVLIPFDRGLLGHSDADVLAHAIIDALLGAAGLGNIGQIFPDNDPKFKDADSMMLLRRTVEDLRDAGYKITNIDSVVVAERPRLNPHLAAIHAHLAETMGIDLSAVSVKPKTNEGVGPEGQGEAISAWATTLLERI; via the coding sequence ATGCGCATCGGCATCGGATACGATCTGCACCGCCTGGTCGAGGGACGCCCGCTCATCCTCGGCGGTGTTTTGATTCCATTTGATCGCGGCCTTTTGGGCCATTCGGACGCCGACGTGCTCGCGCACGCCATCATTGACGCGTTACTGGGCGCGGCCGGACTCGGCAACATCGGCCAGATCTTTCCCGACAATGATCCGAAATTCAAGGACGCCGACAGCATGATGCTTTTGCGCCGGACCGTTGAAGACCTTCGCGATGCCGGTTACAAGATCACGAACATTGATTCCGTCGTTGTCGCCGAACGTCCGCGTCTGAATCCGCACCTCGCCGCCATCCACGCGCATCTCGCCGAAACGATGGGGATTGATCTCTCCGCCGTGTCCGTCAAACCCAAGACCAACGAAGGCGTCGGTCCCGAAGGGCAGGGCGAAGCCATCTCCGCATGGGCCACGACGTTGCTGGAGAGGATTTGA
- a CDS encoding tetratricopeptide repeat protein: MVSAQNGSGDNHLVFYRRIVRVTMSAAAMILSAIALLILLEAALRAAGYGTSTHFLVRRTIAGKDYFLPNREYLRPFFSLPLDSVVAWDQYEFQTPATKSPDAFRIFVFGSSAANGAPPDCAYAFWRMLDAMLCENFPGIRFEVYNAAVSGMNSNVMYPAAKACAALQPDAFVIYMGNNEMCGPFGAQSWLTHDYTSSLAAIRAKTWASGLRLVQLAGGTSLFRAKSAISELSDLGSWYCSINPASSRAQTVYRHYQSNLGDMCKAAVSANAAAIVCTVASNLIYWEPAQAGDPPPLSNTDAEAYHSNYRRAIELDDAGLFGEAAALYEKAYALSDTSADLCHRLGYCYFVTGRCKEANRLLRRALDLDWCVVRSNSYINDAVRKVAAAWEGKGVYLADAERAVAEGCPCGIPGVDRFYDAVHLNPDGHYRLACCVFEQILKVLPGRFPNLDISAAKPLSQSECENRIGMSPWVKHSHTVNTYAMQPEGLTRTTARRNQALKERSEALAKLVGPDGINDALATFAAAISRRPHDEYLRYRRIQLLLSKGDSPGAMKEVEDALAALGPRRYLNGLYVRLLMGIGRKDDARRALEDFLKWYPDDPEGLMDHAGFLESDGRLDEALAAYRKAFAINSTLDMALENEGNILKRQGFMKQALEAYRKALHAKPQMVERYLTLHAFLEEKFSPDVAETTWRTVFGQFPQRPLPRLFLAASLEKRGAAQEAAILYREAEQLAPDSPEIQTAMAQIREKQGRFQEALSAAWKALELAPANFTSYERLDDLLIRHFSPPERVGQWQAFVQAHPDNARAHAKLGKAFETVQDHTEALRAYSKSLELNPNDRDARERLEHIKSQNGTNE; this comes from the coding sequence ATGGTTTCCGCGCAAAATGGATCGGGCGATAATCACCTTGTTTTTTACCGGCGCATTGTTCGTGTGACAATGTCGGCCGCCGCAATGATCCTGTCGGCCATTGCGCTGCTGATCCTGCTGGAAGCGGCGTTACGAGCAGCGGGATACGGGACTTCGACCCATTTCCTTGTGCGCCGGACCATTGCCGGCAAGGACTACTTCCTCCCCAATCGCGAATACCTGCGGCCGTTCTTTAGTCTGCCGCTGGACAGTGTCGTGGCGTGGGATCAGTACGAGTTTCAGACACCGGCCACAAAGTCGCCGGACGCCTTTCGGATTTTCGTCTTCGGCAGTTCCGCGGCAAACGGCGCGCCCCCGGATTGCGCCTATGCCTTCTGGCGGATGTTGGACGCCATGCTTTGCGAAAACTTTCCGGGAATCCGTTTCGAGGTGTACAACGCGGCGGTGTCCGGCATGAATTCGAACGTCATGTATCCCGCTGCAAAAGCCTGCGCCGCATTGCAACCGGATGCTTTCGTCATTTACATGGGTAACAATGAGATGTGCGGTCCTTTCGGCGCGCAGAGCTGGCTTACGCACGATTATACGTCCAGCCTCGCCGCCATTCGGGCAAAGACGTGGGCGTCCGGCTTACGCCTGGTTCAACTGGCCGGGGGCACATCGCTTTTTCGCGCAAAATCCGCCATTTCCGAATTGAGCGATCTCGGATCATGGTATTGTTCCATCAATCCGGCCTCTTCCCGCGCACAAACCGTGTATCGCCATTATCAAAGCAATCTTGGCGATATGTGCAAGGCGGCCGTTTCGGCAAATGCCGCCGCCATTGTCTGCACCGTGGCTTCCAATCTCATCTACTGGGAGCCGGCCCAGGCGGGTGATCCTCCGCCGCTCTCAAACACAGACGCGGAAGCCTATCATTCCAATTATCGTCGCGCAATCGAACTGGATGACGCGGGTCTGTTCGGGGAGGCGGCGGCGCTTTACGAAAAAGCCTATGCCCTTTCCGACACGTCGGCCGACCTCTGCCACCGGCTCGGATATTGCTATTTTGTGACGGGGCGTTGCAAGGAGGCGAATCGTCTATTGCGCCGTGCCCTTGATTTGGATTGGTGTGTCGTTCGGTCCAATTCATACATCAACGATGCCGTCAGAAAGGTGGCGGCGGCATGGGAAGGAAAAGGTGTTTATCTGGCGGATGCCGAACGCGCCGTCGCCGAGGGATGTCCCTGCGGCATTCCGGGCGTTGACCGGTTTTATGATGCCGTTCATTTGAACCCGGACGGACATTACCGCCTGGCGTGCTGCGTGTTCGAACAAATACTCAAAGTCCTGCCGGGACGCTTCCCCAATCTGGACATTTCCGCCGCCAAGCCGTTGAGCCAGTCCGAATGCGAAAACCGGATCGGAATGTCGCCCTGGGTAAAACATAGTCACACGGTAAACACGTACGCCATGCAGCCGGAAGGTTTGACACGCACAACAGCCCGGCGCAATCAGGCATTGAAGGAACGGTCCGAGGCGCTGGCGAAACTCGTCGGCCCGGATGGAATCAACGATGCGCTTGCCACTTTCGCGGCTGCCATATCGCGCCGTCCGCACGACGAATATTTGCGCTATCGTCGCATTCAACTACTTTTGTCCAAAGGTGACTCCCCCGGCGCAATGAAGGAGGTTGAAGACGCGCTGGCCGCCTTGGGGCCGCGCCGGTACCTGAATGGCCTTTATGTGCGCCTGCTCATGGGAATAGGGAGAAAAGACGATGCGCGGCGCGCGCTGGAAGATTTTTTGAAATGGTATCCCGACGATCCGGAAGGTCTGATGGATCATGCCGGCTTCCTTGAATCGGATGGACGTCTCGACGAGGCGCTTGCGGCCTATCGCAAGGCTTTTGCGATCAATTCCACCCTTGACATGGCGTTGGAGAATGAAGGCAACATCCTGAAACGACAAGGTTTCATGAAACAGGCGCTCGAAGCGTATCGAAAGGCCTTGCACGCCAAGCCGCAAATGGTCGAACGCTACTTGACGCTCCATGCGTTTCTAGAAGAAAAGTTTTCTCCCGATGTCGCGGAAACCACATGGCGGACTGTTTTCGGGCAATTTCCGCAACGGCCATTGCCTCGACTGTTTCTTGCCGCCTCGCTTGAAAAGCGGGGGGCCGCGCAAGAGGCTGCCATACTGTATCGTGAGGCGGAACAACTTGCCCCCGATAGCCCGGAAATCCAGACTGCGATGGCCCAAATTCGCGAAAAGCAAGGCCGCTTCCAAGAGGCATTATCCGCCGCATGGAAGGCGCTTGAACTGGCTCCGGCCAATTTCACATCGTACGAACGGCTTGACGATCTGCTGATCCGGCATTTCAGTCCCCCGGAACGTGTCGGGCAATGGCAGGCCTTCGTTCAGGCCCATCCGGACAATGCGCGCGCGCATGCCAAGCTGGGCAAGGCCTTTGAGACTGTCCAGGATCACACGGAAGCCCTTCGCGCCTATTCAAAGTCCCTCGAACTCAATCCAAACGACAGGGACGCGCGAGAAAGACTGGAACATATCAAGAGCCAGAACGGAACAAACGAATGA
- a CDS encoding TlyA family RNA methyltransferase, translated as MMRDSMDGSDRGRKERLDWIVQQRTGITRTKAQALVRAGSVLGPNGEVLDKPGLQVVPDIRLDIRESPRYVSRGGFKLEEALSRFQLDVRGRIAIDVGASTGGFTDCLLQHGAARVYAVDVGYGQLAWSLRQDDRVVVLERTNIRHLDPCRLPERPAFFTADCSFISLQLVLPSLKALLAEKAQGVVLIKPQFEAGRAHVGKGGVVRDEAVRAEVVENVLEAARRLGFAPRGVIPSSLLGPAGNREFLAHLVLEAGE; from the coding sequence ATGATGCGGGATAGCATGGATGGATCGGATCGAGGAAGGAAGGAACGGCTGGACTGGATTGTTCAGCAGCGTACGGGCATAACGCGCACGAAGGCGCAGGCGCTTGTCCGGGCGGGAAGCGTGCTGGGTCCGAACGGCGAAGTGCTGGACAAGCCCGGCTTACAGGTCGTCCCGGACATACGTCTTGACATCCGCGAATCCCCCCGTTATGTCAGCCGCGGCGGCTTCAAATTGGAAGAGGCGCTTTCCCGGTTCCAATTGGATGTGCGGGGCCGGATCGCGATTGATGTCGGCGCGAGCACGGGCGGATTCACGGATTGCCTGCTTCAACATGGGGCCGCGCGTGTATATGCCGTGGACGTCGGCTACGGCCAATTGGCGTGGTCGTTACGCCAAGACGATCGCGTCGTGGTTCTTGAGCGCACGAATATCCGACATCTCGATCCCTGCCGGTTACCGGAGCGTCCTGCTTTTTTCACGGCGGATTGCTCGTTCATTTCACTCCAACTGGTTTTGCCGTCACTGAAGGCGTTGCTAGCCGAAAAAGCACAAGGCGTGGTCCTAATCAAGCCCCAGTTCGAGGCGGGCCGCGCACATGTCGGCAAAGGCGGCGTCGTGCGTGACGAAGCAGTTCGCGCCGAAGTCGTCGAGAACGTCCTGGAAGCGGCGCGGCGGTTGGGATTTGCGCCGCGGGGTGTGATACCCTCATCGTTGTTGGGACCGGCGGGAAACCGGGAGTTTCTCGCGCATTTGGTTCTGGAAGCCGGGGAGTAA
- the recN gene encoding DNA repair protein RecN, with the protein MLETLRIRNYALIDELEVELGKGLNALTGETGAGKSIIVGALELVLGGRASAEMIRDGSKQARVDAVFRLSKPSRRLSALLKKHDLEWDGNELVLSRVITAEGRSRAYVSGSLVLVSLLAEIGDELVDLHGQHEHQSLLRPDRQLDLLDAFAGTEEAARDVGEKVARCREIEKTIAELEQEDRDRARRMDYLRHEIHEIHAAGLQPGEEEELRSRRNLISNAERIYSLASGALATLYESEDMPAVTAVDAALADLQELARIDDRFQAMAGRLAGVRAEIEECAAELRAYSNRLEFDPAELDQVNERLSLLSDLKRKYGGSVEAVIAYYDKAVAELKAFDTRDHRLAELSEQRDVLQNEVRNLAAELSQKRHAAGKKLDKQVTSVLHDLGMKGGLFETSIRVGGLTLSGMDQVEFLLAANPGEKPKPLRQVASGGEISRIMLALKAVFADADQIPTLVFDEIDAGVGGKIARNVAEKLRGLAASHQTICITHLPQIAASADHHFCVSKETIMDRNVTSLQRVEDLPRIQEVARLLDGSVSEASLRHAKELIKEIGPTGKRS; encoded by the coding sequence GTGCTGGAAACTTTACGCATACGAAATTATGCGCTCATTGACGAGTTGGAAGTGGAACTCGGCAAGGGATTGAACGCGTTGACAGGGGAGACGGGCGCGGGGAAATCCATTATAGTCGGCGCGCTCGAATTGGTGTTAGGGGGGCGCGCATCCGCCGAAATGATCCGAGACGGGTCGAAACAGGCCCGCGTGGACGCCGTTTTCCGGCTTTCCAAGCCGTCGCGGCGTCTTTCCGCCCTACTGAAAAAGCATGACTTGGAATGGGACGGCAACGAACTGGTCTTGTCGCGAGTCATCACGGCCGAGGGACGCAGCCGGGCCTATGTATCCGGCAGTCTGGTGCTTGTTTCGCTCCTGGCCGAAATTGGCGACGAATTGGTAGATCTGCACGGCCAACATGAACACCAGTCGCTGCTCAGGCCGGATCGCCAACTCGATTTGCTGGACGCCTTCGCCGGCACGGAAGAAGCGGCGCGTGATGTCGGAGAAAAGGTCGCGCGTTGTCGTGAAATTGAAAAAACGATCGCGGAACTTGAGCAGGAAGATCGCGATCGCGCCCGGCGCATGGACTATCTTCGGCATGAAATCCATGAAATTCATGCGGCGGGACTCCAGCCCGGCGAAGAGGAAGAACTGCGAAGCCGGCGCAATTTGATATCGAATGCTGAGCGGATTTATTCGCTGGCGTCGGGCGCCCTTGCCACGCTGTATGAGTCCGAGGACATGCCCGCCGTGACAGCCGTGGATGCCGCCCTCGCCGACTTGCAGGAACTGGCGCGGATTGACGATCGTTTTCAGGCCATGGCGGGCCGATTGGCGGGGGTCCGCGCTGAAATTGAAGAATGCGCCGCGGAATTGCGCGCCTATTCGAATCGCCTGGAGTTCGATCCGGCCGAACTCGATCAGGTCAACGAGCGCCTGTCGCTGTTGAGCGATCTCAAACGAAAATACGGGGGGTCCGTCGAGGCGGTAATCGCATATTACGACAAGGCCGTCGCCGAATTGAAAGCCTTCGACACCCGCGATCACCGTCTGGCCGAACTCTCGGAACAACGCGATGTCCTCCAAAACGAAGTCCGAAACTTGGCGGCTGAACTTTCCCAAAAGCGTCATGCGGCCGGGAAAAAACTCGATAAACAGGTCACATCGGTCCTGCATGATCTCGGCATGAAAGGCGGCCTTTTCGAAACGAGCATCCGGGTTGGAGGGCTGACGCTTTCCGGCATGGATCAGGTTGAATTTCTGCTGGCGGCCAATCCGGGCGAGAAACCAAAACCGCTGCGACAGGTGGCCTCCGGCGGCGAGATCAGCCGAATCATGCTCGCGCTCAAGGCCGTATTCGCCGACGCGGACCAGATCCCCACCCTGGTTTTCGACGAAATTGACGCCGGCGTAGGAGGGAAGATTGCGCGAAATGTGGCAGAGAAACTCCGGGGCCTTGCCGCTTCCCATCAAACGATCTGCATTACGCACCTGCCGCAGATTGCCGCCTCCGCCGATCATCATTTCTGCGTCAGCAAGGAAACGATCATGGATCGCAATGTGACATCTCTTCAGCGCGTGGAAGACTTGCCGCGCATTCAGGAAGTGGCCAGGCTGCTGGACGGTTCCGTGTCGGAGGCCAGCCTCCGCCATGCGAAAGAACTAATCAAGGAAATCGGACCTACAGGAAAACGGAGTTGA
- a CDS encoding MBL fold metallo-hydrolase: MKITAFGAAEGVTGSKHLVEVNGSRVLLDCGMFQGRRKQSDFKNRHFPFDARSLDSVVLSHAHIDHSGLLPILAKNGFRGRVFATCATRDLCSIMLLDSANIQARDAEWLSKKNREFIPPLYADDDVHAIMRQFLCMPYGQPFEAANGVSVTLQDAGHVLGSAMVCLDCRENGATKRLLFTGDLGRKNMPILDDPWEPDGADMVVMESTYGDRDHEPIAAMEDKLAQIVHRAVQRGGKIIVPSFALERAQEIIYALKNLEVHGAIPSIPVYVDSPLTVNITEVFRIHGECFDATIRGFMEHAGDPFRLKQIHYVTRAEDSMRINTLREPAIIIAAAGMCEHGRILHHLKNNCEDPRNIILIVGFQAKNTLGRRIVERQPRIKIFGVEHPLNAEVRIMNGFSAHAGRSELLAFGKHFQRVRLVHGEQTALAALRTGLAEAGIPDVAILREAEPIEA, from the coding sequence ATGAAAATAACGGCATTCGGGGCCGCGGAAGGCGTTACCGGCTCCAAACATCTTGTCGAAGTCAACGGATCACGCGTTTTGCTGGATTGCGGCATGTTTCAAGGCCGGCGCAAGCAGTCGGATTTCAAGAACCGGCATTTCCCGTTCGACGCGCGATCCCTCGACAGTGTCGTGTTGAGCCATGCGCACATCGATCATAGCGGCCTGTTGCCGATTCTGGCCAAAAACGGGTTTCGCGGGCGGGTGTTTGCCACCTGCGCCACGCGGGATCTGTGCAGCATCATGCTGCTCGACAGCGCGAATATCCAGGCGCGCGACGCCGAATGGCTATCCAAAAAGAACCGGGAATTCATTCCACCGCTCTATGCGGACGACGATGTGCATGCGATCATGCGGCAGTTTTTGTGCATGCCGTACGGACAGCCGTTCGAGGCGGCCAACGGGGTTTCGGTTACGTTGCAGGATGCGGGGCACGTTCTGGGTTCGGCCATGGTGTGCCTTGACTGCCGGGAAAACGGAGCGACGAAACGACTGTTGTTCACGGGCGATTTAGGCCGTAAAAACATGCCCATACTCGACGATCCGTGGGAACCGGACGGGGCGGACATGGTCGTCATGGAAAGCACCTACGGCGACCGCGATCACGAACCCATCGCCGCCATGGAGGACAAGTTGGCCCAGATTGTCCACCGCGCCGTTCAGCGCGGCGGCAAAATCATCGTGCCGAGTTTCGCGCTCGAACGGGCGCAGGAAATCATCTACGCATTGAAGAACCTTGAAGTGCACGGCGCTATTCCCTCGATTCCAGTTTATGTGGACAGTCCGCTGACTGTGAACATCACGGAAGTATTCAGGATACACGGCGAATGTTTCGACGCCACGATCCGTGGCTTCATGGAACATGCCGGCGATCCGTTCCGCCTGAAACAGATTCATTATGTGACGCGCGCCGAGGATTCGATGCGCATCAACACCCTGCGCGAACCCGCCATCATCATCGCTGCCGCCGGCATGTGTGAACACGGACGCATCCTACATCATCTCAAAAACAACTGCGAAGACCCGCGAAATATCATTCTGATCGTTGGATTCCAGGCCAAAAACACACTTGGACGCCGCATCGTTGAACGCCAGCCCCGCATCAAGATCTTCGGCGTCGAGCATCCGCTGAACGCCGAAGTCCGCATCATGAACGGTTTCAGCGCCCATGCGGGACGCAGTGAACTCCTTGCGTTCGGCAAGCATTTTCAGAGGGTCCGGCTGGTTCATGGCGAACAGACAGCGCTCGCAGCGCTCCGGACCGGCTTGGCCGAGGCTGGTATTCCGGACGTGGCCATTCTGCGCGAAGCCGAACCCATTGAGGCGTAA